The following proteins come from a genomic window of Sesamum indicum cultivar Zhongzhi No. 13 linkage group LG10, S_indicum_v1.0, whole genome shotgun sequence:
- the LOC105171384 gene encoding nuclear transcription factor Y subunit C-3-like isoform X2, whose translation MEQQGNGPTPGLSAPAPAASTQSTQAAGISASPAQMAQHQLAYQHIHQQQQQQLQQQLQNFWATQYEEIDQVTDFKNHSLPLARIKKIMKADEDVRMISAEAPVVFARACEMFILELTLRAWNHTEENKRRTLQKNDIAAAITRTDIFDFLVDIVPREDLKDEVLASMPRGALPVGAPTEGLPYYYMPPQPTPPVGAPGMFVGKPVDPAIYGQQARPYMAQQMWPQQPQPPADS comes from the exons ATGGAGCAGCAAGGAAATGGACCGACTCCAG GACTCTCGGCCCCTGCACCTGCTGCCTCAACACAATCCACCCAAGCTGCTGGTATCTCTGCCTCTCCAGCTCAGATGGCGCAACACCAACTTGCTTATCAGCACATacatcagcagcagcaacagcaaCTGCAGCAACAACTCCAGAACTTTTGGGCTACCCAATATGAAGAAATTGATCAGGTTACAGATTTTAAGAATCATAGCCTGCCATTGGCGAGGATCAAGAAGATAATGAAAGCAGATGAAGATGTTAGGATGATTTCAGCAGAAGCACCTGTTGTCTTTGCCCGAGCCTGTGAAATGTTCATTCTCGAGTTGACGCTGCGAGCATGGAATCACACCGAGGAGAACAAAAGGAGGACGCTGCAAAAAAATGACATTGCAGCTGCAATCACAAGGACTGACATATTTGATTTCTTGGTTGATATTGTACCCAGGGAGGACTTGAAAGACGAGGTGCTTGCATCAATGCCCAGAGGAGCCCTTCCCGTTGGAGCTCCCACTGAAGGGCTTCCTTACTATTATATGCCACCACAGCCCACTCCACCAGTTGGAGCTCCAGGAATGTTTGTGGGGAAGCCTGTGGATCCAGCAATTTATGGTCAACAGGCTCGCCCTTATATGGCTCAGCAGATGTGGCCGCAGCAACCACAACCACCGGCAGATTCTTGA
- the LOC105171384 gene encoding nuclear transcription factor Y subunit C-9-like isoform X1: protein MEQQGNGPTPGMGVVGSSAQMPYSVTQYQANQMTGLSAPAPAASTQSTQAAGISASPAQMAQHQLAYQHIHQQQQQQLQQQLQNFWATQYEEIDQVTDFKNHSLPLARIKKIMKADEDVRMISAEAPVVFARACEMFILELTLRAWNHTEENKRRTLQKNDIAAAITRTDIFDFLVDIVPREDLKDEVLASMPRGALPVGAPTEGLPYYYMPPQPTPPVGAPGMFVGKPVDPAIYGQQARPYMAQQMWPQQPQPPADS from the coding sequence ATGGAGCAGCAAGGAAATGGACCGACTCCAGGTATGGGAGTTGTGGGTAGCTCTGCTCAGATGCCATATAGTGTGACCCAATATCAAGCTAACCAAATGACAGGACTCTCGGCCCCTGCACCTGCTGCCTCAACACAATCCACCCAAGCTGCTGGTATCTCTGCCTCTCCAGCTCAGATGGCGCAACACCAACTTGCTTATCAGCACATacatcagcagcagcaacagcaaCTGCAGCAACAACTCCAGAACTTTTGGGCTACCCAATATGAAGAAATTGATCAGGTTACAGATTTTAAGAATCATAGCCTGCCATTGGCGAGGATCAAGAAGATAATGAAAGCAGATGAAGATGTTAGGATGATTTCAGCAGAAGCACCTGTTGTCTTTGCCCGAGCCTGTGAAATGTTCATTCTCGAGTTGACGCTGCGAGCATGGAATCACACCGAGGAGAACAAAAGGAGGACGCTGCAAAAAAATGACATTGCAGCTGCAATCACAAGGACTGACATATTTGATTTCTTGGTTGATATTGTACCCAGGGAGGACTTGAAAGACGAGGTGCTTGCATCAATGCCCAGAGGAGCCCTTCCCGTTGGAGCTCCCACTGAAGGGCTTCCTTACTATTATATGCCACCACAGCCCACTCCACCAGTTGGAGCTCCAGGAATGTTTGTGGGGAAGCCTGTGGATCCAGCAATTTATGGTCAACAGGCTCGCCCTTATATGGCTCAGCAGATGTGGCCGCAGCAACCACAACCACCGGCAGATTCTTGA